In Cryptosporangium phraense, a genomic segment contains:
- a CDS encoding Crp/Fnr family transcriptional regulator, with the protein MARPRSWARGDVLFHEGDESDSVLVLVSGRVKAYSSTGGGTEVLLAVRGPGALVGELAAIDERPRSATVEALEPVTALVLPLGAFEEYLRAHGRLALLLARMLADRLRDADRKRIEFGAHDTLGRVAARLVELADRFGQPTAEGTRIALPLTQDELAGWIGASREAVSKALQSLRAEGLLRTSRLTVVVYDLDALRARALDY; encoded by the coding sequence ATGGCCCGGCCCCGGTCGTGGGCCCGGGGCGACGTGCTGTTCCACGAGGGCGACGAGTCGGACTCGGTGCTCGTCCTGGTGAGCGGACGGGTGAAGGCCTACTCGAGCACCGGCGGCGGCACCGAGGTGCTGCTGGCCGTGCGCGGGCCGGGGGCGCTGGTCGGCGAGCTGGCGGCGATCGACGAGCGGCCGCGGTCGGCGACCGTGGAGGCGCTGGAGCCGGTGACCGCGCTCGTCCTGCCGCTGGGGGCGTTCGAGGAGTACCTGCGGGCGCACGGGCGGCTGGCGCTGCTGCTGGCCCGGATGCTCGCCGACCGCCTCCGGGACGCCGACCGCAAGCGGATCGAGTTCGGCGCCCACGACACGCTCGGCCGGGTGGCGGCCCGCCTGGTCGAGCTGGCCGATCGCTTCGGCCAGCCGACTGCGGAGGGCACCCGGATCGCGCTGCCGCTCACCCAGGACGAACTGGCCGGCTGGATCGGCGCCTCCCGGGAAGCCGTCAGCAAGGCCCTCCAGTCCCTCCGAGCGGAGGGACTGCTCCGCACGAGCCGCCTCACCGTGGTCGTCTACGACCTCGACGCGCTACGCGCCCGCGCCCTCGACTACTGA
- a CDS encoding ATP-binding protein — protein MRRGLVLVALALASAVTSVLLAVAVNVATGGELPGRLAPLEPLAWPAVALAGLVTALLAFWQQRPAEPPRRPVSGEGRRGSPAELPAAPALFTGRDREMQEILTAAEDGAPVVAVSGPAGVGKSALVLQVAHRLAARYPDGVLFVRLRGASPEPADPADVLGRLLRTLGSGPDQADVVELRGDADALAARFRSRIAGRRFLIVLDDAGTARQVRPLLPGTPGSLVLVTSRPVLAELDAATLVRLEVFSLDEARDLLVRLAGADRVHADPAATEAVLRACGNLPLAVAIAGSRLRARPSWSIKTMADRLADEGRRLDELSSGHDAVRASVAATYVELDAYHQRVFRRLGAHPGTDFDAPAAAALADLIPAGAVPALDRLVERQLVEVVTSDRYRLHDLLRLFAAEQLGDGSEYPDALRRLARHYAERVTGPDQDLYEPGYVGDEPAEAAAVDVERENIIATASTAEAAGLHEAAWELAVAAEPAFARYPYHADARRLWDAGLAAALALGEPERIARAEYGMGRAAQYSGDVQRGLDHARASLEWWERTDDERNSAAAHRRLASSLHSVGRLAEAEDHYQQTIRLCDRTIAAPAPGSRWSADEARALRASAMRGLGSLIVALGRIDEAVQTLQGAVEIRRNAGDSAGLARARTSLARAHRKAGRTEVARELVTPQLVVFQRLGDAMWEITALREIGRLELADGRLAQAAEHLESARVLAERSRNRTGAGITLVALADVDLAAGRPDAAAERLRRAADGFRAVGDRVREGTALLRLALLLTNRGQDVDDIVERARTVLVDVELPEAEELLARVRRVPGAADPTRSDLGR, from the coding sequence GTGCGCCGAGGGTTGGTTCTGGTCGCCCTGGCGTTGGCGTCCGCCGTCACTTCGGTTCTGCTCGCGGTGGCCGTCAACGTGGCTACCGGTGGTGAGCTGCCGGGGCGGCTGGCCCCGCTCGAGCCGCTGGCCTGGCCCGCGGTCGCGCTGGCCGGGCTGGTCACCGCGTTGCTGGCGTTCTGGCAGCAGCGTCCGGCCGAGCCGCCGCGCCGGCCGGTGTCGGGCGAGGGCCGCCGGGGGAGCCCGGCCGAGCTGCCCGCCGCGCCCGCGCTGTTCACCGGCCGCGACCGGGAGATGCAGGAGATCCTGACCGCGGCCGAGGACGGTGCTCCGGTGGTGGCGGTCTCCGGACCGGCCGGCGTCGGGAAGTCCGCGCTGGTCCTGCAGGTCGCGCACCGGCTCGCCGCCAGGTATCCGGACGGCGTGCTGTTCGTCCGCCTCCGCGGGGCGAGTCCGGAGCCCGCCGACCCGGCCGACGTCCTCGGCCGGCTGCTGCGCACCCTGGGTTCCGGTCCGGACCAGGCCGACGTCGTCGAGCTGCGCGGTGACGCCGACGCACTGGCCGCCCGGTTCCGGTCCCGGATCGCCGGGCGTCGCTTCCTGATCGTGCTGGACGATGCGGGCACCGCCCGTCAGGTCCGCCCGCTGTTACCCGGGACGCCCGGCTCCCTGGTGCTGGTGACCAGCCGTCCGGTGCTGGCCGAACTCGACGCGGCCACGCTCGTCCGGCTCGAGGTGTTCTCGCTGGACGAGGCCCGCGACCTGCTGGTCCGGCTGGCCGGCGCGGATCGCGTGCACGCCGACCCGGCCGCCACCGAGGCCGTGCTCCGGGCCTGCGGCAACCTGCCGCTGGCGGTCGCGATCGCCGGGAGCCGGCTGCGGGCCCGCCCGTCGTGGTCGATCAAGACGATGGCCGACCGGCTGGCCGACGAGGGCCGCCGGCTCGACGAGCTGAGCTCCGGCCACGACGCGGTGCGGGCCAGCGTCGCCGCCACCTACGTCGAACTCGACGCCTACCACCAGCGGGTGTTCCGGCGACTGGGCGCACATCCGGGCACCGACTTCGACGCCCCGGCCGCGGCCGCGCTGGCCGACCTGATCCCGGCCGGAGCCGTGCCCGCCCTCGACCGGCTGGTCGAGCGTCAGCTGGTGGAGGTCGTGACCAGCGACCGGTACCGGCTGCACGACCTGCTGCGGCTGTTCGCGGCCGAGCAACTCGGCGACGGGTCCGAGTACCCGGACGCGCTGCGCCGCCTGGCCCGGCACTACGCCGAGCGCGTCACCGGCCCCGACCAGGATCTGTACGAGCCCGGCTACGTCGGCGACGAACCGGCCGAGGCCGCCGCGGTGGACGTCGAGCGCGAGAACATCATCGCGACGGCGTCGACGGCCGAGGCCGCCGGTCTGCACGAGGCGGCCTGGGAGCTGGCCGTCGCGGCCGAGCCCGCATTCGCCCGGTACCCGTACCACGCCGACGCCCGGCGGCTCTGGGACGCCGGTCTCGCCGCCGCCCTGGCCCTCGGTGAGCCCGAGCGGATCGCGCGGGCGGAGTACGGGATGGGCCGCGCCGCCCAGTACAGCGGCGACGTGCAGCGCGGGCTGGACCACGCCCGGGCGTCCCTCGAGTGGTGGGAGCGAACCGACGACGAGCGGAACAGCGCGGCCGCGCACCGGCGCCTGGCCAGCTCTCTGCACAGCGTCGGCCGGCTGGCCGAGGCCGAGGACCACTACCAGCAGACGATCCGCCTCTGTGACCGCACGATCGCCGCCCCGGCGCCCGGCTCGCGGTGGTCCGCGGACGAGGCCCGCGCGCTGCGCGCCTCGGCGATGCGCGGTCTCGGCAGCCTGATCGTCGCGCTGGGCCGGATCGACGAAGCCGTGCAGACGCTGCAGGGCGCGGTGGAGATCCGCCGTAACGCCGGCGACAGCGCCGGGCTGGCCCGGGCGCGCACGTCGCTGGCCCGGGCGCACCGCAAGGCCGGCCGCACCGAGGTCGCGCGCGAGCTCGTCACGCCGCAGCTGGTGGTGTTCCAGCGGCTCGGAGACGCGATGTGGGAGATCACGGCGCTGCGCGAGATCGGGCGGCTGGAGCTGGCCGACGGGCGTCTGGCCCAGGCCGCCGAGCACCTGGAGTCCGCCCGCGTGCTGGCCGAGCGCAGCCGCAACCGCACCGGCGCCGGCATCACGCTGGTCGCGCTGGCCGACGTCGACCTCGCGGCGGGCCGCCCGGACGCGGCGGCCGAGCGGTTGCGCCGAGCCGCGGACGGGTTCCGGGCGGTCGGCGACCGGGTCCGGGAGGGCACCGCGCTGCTGCGGCTCGCGCTGCTGCTGACCAACCGGGGCCAGGACGTCGACGACATCGTCGAGCGCGCCCGGACCGTACTGGTCGACGTCGAACTGCCGGAGGCCGAGGAGTTGCTGGCACGCGTCCGGCGGGTGCCCGGAGCGGCCGACCCCACCCGCTCCGACCTGGGGCGCTGA
- a CDS encoding adenosine deaminase yields MVNLDAFISGLPKAELHVHHVGSASPQAVAELAARHAGSTTVPADLDALEKFFEFRDFAHFIEVYIAVADLVREPEDVRILTFEVARELARQQVRYVELTATPYSHTMRGMAPEAYCEALEEARNAARRDLGIEMAWCFDIPGELGIPAAEGTLETALDQRPDGLIAFGLGGPEIGVPRPQFKPYFDQAIAAGLHSMPHAGETTGPETIWDAIRQLGAERIGHGTSAVQDPELVKYLAEQQIPLEVCPTSNLRTRAVPSLAEHPLKAMVEAGLFVTINSDDPPMFGTTLENEYRVAADLLDLDALGVAELAAAGVRASFAPDALKKQLLTEIEDYTAANV; encoded by the coding sequence ATGGTGAACCTGGACGCGTTTATCTCCGGCCTTCCCAAGGCCGAGTTGCACGTGCATCACGTGGGATCGGCATCCCCCCAGGCGGTGGCCGAACTCGCCGCGCGTCACGCCGGAAGCACGACCGTGCCCGCCGACCTCGACGCCCTCGAGAAGTTCTTCGAGTTCCGCGACTTCGCGCACTTCATCGAGGTCTACATCGCGGTCGCCGACCTCGTCCGCGAGCCCGAGGACGTCCGCATCCTCACGTTCGAGGTCGCCCGCGAGCTCGCCCGGCAGCAGGTCCGATACGTCGAGCTGACCGCGACCCCGTACTCGCACACGATGCGCGGAATGGCGCCCGAGGCCTACTGCGAGGCCCTCGAAGAAGCCCGCAACGCGGCCCGGCGCGACCTCGGCATCGAGATGGCCTGGTGCTTCGACATCCCCGGCGAACTCGGGATCCCGGCCGCCGAGGGCACGCTCGAGACCGCGCTCGACCAGCGCCCCGACGGGCTCATCGCGTTCGGCCTCGGCGGCCCGGAGATCGGCGTCCCCCGCCCTCAGTTCAAGCCGTACTTCGACCAGGCGATCGCGGCCGGTCTGCACTCGATGCCGCACGCCGGCGAGACGACCGGCCCGGAGACGATCTGGGACGCGATCCGCCAGCTCGGGGCCGAGCGCATCGGCCACGGCACCAGCGCCGTGCAGGACCCGGAACTCGTCAAGTACCTCGCCGAGCAGCAGATTCCGCTCGAGGTCTGCCCCACGTCCAACCTGCGCACCCGGGCCGTGCCCAGCCTCGCCGAGCACCCGCTGAAGGCCATGGTCGAGGCCGGGCTGTTCGTCACGATCAACTCCGACGACCCGCCGATGTTCGGCACGACGCTCGAGAACGAGTACCGCGTCGCCGCGGACCTGCTCGATCTCGACGCGCTCGGAGTGGCCGAGCTGGCCGCGGCCGGCGTGCGCGCCTCGTTCGCCCCCGACGCGCTGAAGAAGCAGCTCCTCACCGAGATCGAGGACTACACCGCCGCCAACGTCTAG
- a CDS encoding DUF6529 family protein — MAKLIVPLAIGAGVAVVLGTYGKLHTPTGIAVSVAGFSGPLQVKVWLATMAIVFAVVQLVTALAMWGKLPLRGSWVSPVHRWSGRIAFLLTLPVVVHCLYALGFADYSLRTLLHSILGCLFFGAFTTKMLVLTKNGLAGWVLPVFGGVVFAALVGVWATSAAWFFSTSGLQF; from the coding sequence GTGGCGAAGCTGATCGTTCCGCTGGCGATCGGGGCCGGGGTGGCGGTCGTGCTGGGGACGTACGGAAAGCTGCACACGCCGACCGGGATCGCGGTCAGCGTCGCCGGGTTCTCCGGGCCGTTGCAGGTGAAGGTGTGGCTGGCCACGATGGCGATCGTGTTCGCGGTCGTGCAGCTGGTCACCGCGCTGGCGATGTGGGGCAAGCTGCCGCTGCGCGGCTCCTGGGTGAGCCCGGTGCACCGGTGGTCCGGCCGGATCGCGTTCCTGCTGACGCTGCCGGTCGTCGTGCACTGCCTCTATGCGCTGGGGTTCGCCGATTACAGTCTGCGAACACTGCTTCACTCGATCCTGGGGTGCTTGTTCTTCGGTGCGTTCACCACGAAGATGCTCGTGCTGACGAAGAACGGGCTGGCCGGGTGGGTATTGCCGGTGTTCGGCGGGGTGGTGTTCGCCGCGCTCGTGGGGGTGTGGGCGACGTCGGCGGCCTGGTTCTTCTCGACCTCGGGCCTGCAGTTCTGA
- a CDS encoding cystathionine beta-synthase, with protein MRYFESVVDLIGGTPLVKLNSLAEGVPGTVLAKIEYLNPGGSVKDRIAVRMIEAAEKSGALRPGGTIVEPTSGNTGVGLAIVAQTKGYRCVFVCPDKVSEDKRNVLRAYGAEVVVCPTAVEPEHPDSYYSVSDRLVREIDGAWKPDQYSNPEGPASHYETTGPEIWNDTDGRVTHFVTGIGTGGTITGTGRYLKEKAAEAGRSVKIIGVDPEGSVYSGGTGRPYLVEGVGEDFWPSAYDPSVTDDVVAISDAESFQVTRRLAREEGLLVGGSCGMAVAGALRVAREAGPDAVIVVLLPDGGRGYLSKIFNDEWMAGYGFLNLAERTPGGITVGEVLRAKTEGMPQLVHTHPNETVKTAIDIMREYHVSQMPVVRAEPPVMAAEIAGSISEAALLEALFERRATLSDAVETHMAPALPAVGSGESVDVAMKAVEASDAALVLEDGKPIGILTRQDLLFYLAQ; from the coding sequence ATGCGGTATTTCGAGTCCGTCGTCGACCTGATCGGCGGCACGCCCCTCGTCAAGCTCAACTCGCTCGCCGAGGGGGTGCCCGGCACCGTCCTCGCGAAGATCGAGTACCTGAACCCGGGCGGCTCGGTGAAGGACCGGATCGCGGTCCGGATGATCGAGGCCGCGGAGAAGTCCGGCGCCCTCCGCCCCGGCGGCACGATCGTGGAGCCGACCAGCGGAAACACCGGCGTCGGCCTGGCCATCGTGGCGCAGACCAAGGGCTACCGGTGCGTCTTCGTCTGCCCGGACAAGGTCAGCGAGGACAAGCGGAACGTGCTGCGCGCGTACGGCGCCGAGGTCGTGGTGTGCCCGACCGCGGTGGAGCCGGAGCACCCCGACTCGTACTACAGCGTCTCCGACCGGCTGGTCCGGGAGATCGACGGCGCCTGGAAGCCCGACCAGTACTCCAACCCCGAGGGCCCGGCCAGCCACTACGAGACCACCGGCCCGGAGATCTGGAACGACACCGACGGCCGGGTCACGCACTTCGTCACTGGCATCGGCACCGGCGGCACGATCACCGGCACCGGGCGGTACCTCAAGGAGAAGGCCGCCGAGGCCGGCCGCTCGGTGAAGATCATCGGCGTCGACCCGGAAGGTTCGGTCTACTCGGGCGGCACCGGGCGCCCGTACCTGGTGGAGGGCGTCGGTGAGGACTTCTGGCCGAGCGCGTACGACCCGTCGGTCACCGACGACGTCGTGGCGATCTCCGACGCCGAGTCGTTCCAGGTCACGCGTCGGCTGGCCCGGGAAGAGGGGCTGCTGGTCGGCGGGTCGTGCGGGATGGCGGTCGCCGGGGCGCTGAGGGTGGCCCGGGAGGCCGGGCCGGACGCGGTGATCGTCGTGCTGCTGCCCGACGGCGGCCGGGGTTACCTGTCGAAGATCTTCAACGACGAGTGGATGGCCGGATACGGCTTCCTGAACCTCGCCGAGCGGACGCCGGGCGGGATCACGGTGGGGGAGGTGCTGCGAGCCAAGACCGAGGGCATGCCGCAACTCGTCCACACGCACCCGAACGAGACCGTGAAGACCGCGATCGACATCATGCGCGAGTACCACGTGTCGCAGATGCCGGTCGTGCGGGCGGAGCCGCCGGTGATGGCGGCCGAGATCGCCGGGTCGATCAGCGAGGCGGCGCTGCTGGAGGCGCTGTTCGAGCGGCGGGCGACGCTCAGCGACGCGGTCGAGACCCACATGGCCCCGGCGCTGCCCGCGGTGGGGTCGGGGGAATCGGTGGACGTGGCGATGAAGGCGGTCGAGGCGTCCGACGCGGCCCTGGTCCTCGAGGACGGCAAGCCGATCGGCATCCTCACCCGCCAGGACCTGCTGTTTTACCTAGCTCAGTAG
- a CDS encoding Rieske (2Fe-2S) protein has product MDTEIRGLLNRRSVLAGAGAVGVTLVASACSTYGDNSSSGDSAAASSAPASAPSSGAATGEAPAADAIAKVADIPVGGGKIFDDVVITQPQAGTIKAFSNVCTHQGCKVNKVDTTIDCPCHGSKFSLTDGSPTAGPATKPLESKNVSVNGDSISLA; this is encoded by the coding sequence ATGGATACCGAGATCCGCGGCCTACTGAACCGCCGATCGGTGCTCGCCGGGGCCGGAGCGGTCGGGGTGACGCTGGTCGCCAGCGCCTGCTCGACCTACGGCGACAACAGCAGCAGCGGTGACTCCGCGGCCGCGTCCAGCGCGCCCGCCTCCGCTCCGAGCTCGGGCGCGGCCACCGGGGAGGCCCCCGCGGCCGACGCGATCGCCAAGGTCGCCGACATCCCGGTCGGCGGCGGCAAGATCTTCGACGACGTGGTGATCACCCAGCCCCAGGCTGGGACGATCAAGGCCTTCTCGAACGTCTGCACCCACCAGGGCTGCAAGGTCAACAAGGTCGACACGACGATCGACTGCCCGTGCCACGGCAGCAAGTTCTCGCTCACCGACGGCTCGCCGACCGCGGGCCCGGCGACGAAGCCGCTGGAGTCGAAGAACGTCTCGGTGAACGGCGATTCGATTTCGCTGGCGTGA
- a CDS encoding stage II sporulation protein M: protein MDLDAYVAEHEGEWRRLEQLLGRRRLTGQESDELIALYQRAATHLSAVQSRAPDPALVGRLSRLVARARSAVTGSTAPSLVTFARFFTVGFPVAVYRAWPWWCGVATAFSAVAFGMIAWFGTHPALARQLAPDSVLKQLVEHEFADYYSENPSQDFAAQVWTNNALIAALCLFSGVLIFPVLIVLFENAVNVGEIGGVMVAYGRTDVFFGLITPHGLLELTAVFVAAGAGLRIGWSWIAPGRGRTRSQALAETSRAAVLIALGLVVVLAISGVIEAFVTPSGLPTWARISIGVAAFAGFLAYVVVLGGRAARAGETGDLAVGEREDLAPTV, encoded by the coding sequence GTGGATCTCGACGCCTACGTGGCCGAACACGAGGGGGAGTGGCGCCGGCTCGAGCAGCTGCTCGGCCGGCGGCGCCTCACCGGCCAGGAGAGCGACGAGCTGATCGCGCTCTACCAGCGGGCGGCCACGCACCTCTCCGCGGTCCAGAGCCGCGCGCCCGACCCGGCGCTCGTCGGGCGGCTGTCGCGCCTGGTGGCGCGGGCGCGGTCGGCGGTCACCGGGAGTACCGCGCCGTCATTGGTGACGTTCGCGCGGTTCTTCACGGTCGGGTTCCCGGTCGCGGTGTACCGGGCCTGGCCGTGGTGGTGCGGGGTGGCGACCGCATTCTCGGCGGTCGCGTTCGGGATGATCGCGTGGTTCGGTACGCACCCGGCGCTGGCGAGGCAGCTGGCGCCCGATTCGGTGCTGAAGCAGCTGGTCGAGCATGAATTCGCTGATTACTACTCGGAGAACCCGTCCCAGGACTTCGCCGCCCAGGTGTGGACGAACAATGCGCTGATCGCGGCGCTGTGCCTGTTCTCGGGGGTGCTGATCTTCCCGGTGCTGATCGTGCTGTTCGAGAACGCGGTCAACGTGGGCGAGATCGGCGGGGTGATGGTCGCGTACGGGCGCACGGACGTGTTCTTCGGTCTGATCACGCCGCACGGGCTGCTGGAGCTCACCGCGGTGTTCGTCGCGGCCGGGGCGGGCCTGCGGATCGGCTGGTCGTGGATCGCGCCGGGCCGCGGCCGGACCCGCTCCCAGGCGCTGGCCGAGACGTCCCGGGCGGCGGTGCTGATCGCGCTGGGGCTCGTCGTGGTGCTGGCTATTTCCGGGGTGATCGAGGCGTTCGTGACCCCGTCGGGCCTGCCGACGTGGGCGCGGATCTCGATCGGGGTTGCCGCGTTTGCGGGGTTCTTGGCGTATGTGGTGGTGCTGGGAGGGCGTGCGGCTCGGGCCGGTGAGACGGGGGATCTGGCGGTGGGGGAGCGGGAGGATTTGGCTCCGACGGTGTGA